From one Coffea eugenioides isolate CCC68of chromosome 11, Ceug_1.0, whole genome shotgun sequence genomic stretch:
- the LOC113753146 gene encoding protein root UVB sensitive 3, protein MESKAAAEMFEEWNGTASTKLTKTATITFTENEAESFPTSPSIKKSSSPFKQITSRILEAFLPEGFPDSVTSDYVPFQVWDSLQGLSTYVRTMLSTQALLSAIGVGEKSATVIGATFQWFLRDLTGMLGAILFTFYQGSNLDSNAKMWRLVADLMNDLGMLMDLLSPLFPSAFSFILCLGSLSRSFTGVASGATRAALTQHFALQNNAADISAKEGSQETVATMIGMAFGMLLARITMGHSLSIWLCFLSLTMFHMYANYRAVCCLSLTTLNCQRSSIILLHFLETGQVLSPKQVSTMEHVLPVWTTSWCSKSVNILHTRVCMGVRISSLNYRDLGELSHLAGSHYKKAKYLLLDKKGVINVVMHKDSTATDVLKAFIHALVMAKLNNQGRSVHSESQLWIDKHYEVFVLKLQSSGWRTERLLSPTVTWRANWLIPSSNGKFD, encoded by the exons ATGGAATCAAAAGCAGCAGCGGAGATGTTCGAAGAATGGAATGGGACTGCATCAACAAAACTCACGAAAACAGCTACCATCACTTTCACTGAAAATGAAGCTGAATCCTTTCCAACTTCTCCGTCCATTAAAAAGTCCAGCAGCCCATTTAAACAAATCACCAGCAGGATTCTTGAAGCTTTCCTACCTGAG GGTTTTCCTGATAGTGTAACTTCGGACTACGTGCCCTTTCAAGTATGGGATTCATTGCAG GGTCTTTCTACGTATGTGCGAACAATGTTGTCAACCCAG GCTCTACTGAGTGCTATTGGGGTTGGTGAGAAATCAGCTACTGTTATCGGGGCCACATTTCAG TGGTTTTTGAGGGATTTGACTGGAATGCTTGGTGCTATCTTGTTCACATTTTACCAG GGTTCTAACTTGGACAGTAATGCAAAAATGTGGCGTTTGGTGGCAGATCTCATGAATGATCTTG GAATGTTGATGGATCTTCTTTCTCCTTTATTTCCTTCGGCCTTTAGTTTCATTCTTTGCTTGGGAAGCTTATCAAGGTCATTCA CTGGTGTTGCTAGTGGAGCCACTAGAGCTGCTTTGACACAGCATTTTGCTCTTCAGAATAATGCAGCAGACATATCTGCAAAG GAAGGAAGCCAAGAGACAGTTGCAACGATGATTGGGATGGCTTTTGGAATGCTTCTTGCACGCATAACCATGGGACACTCCCTATCAATATGGTTATGTTTCTTGTCCCTCACAATGTTCCATATGTATG CAAATTACAGAGCTGTTTGTTGCCTTTCTCTTACCACACTAAACTGCCAAAGAAGCTCAATAATTTTGTTGCACTTCTTGGAGACCGGCCAAG TCCTCTCCCCAAAACAGGTCTCAACGATGGAGCATGTTTTACCAGTTTGGACCACTTCTTGGTGCTCAAAGAGTGTCAACATTTTACACACACGTGTTTGCATGGGTGTCAGGATCTCTTCACTCAACTATCGTGACTT GGGGGAGCTCTCTCATTTGGCTGGATCTCATTACAAGAAAG CAAAATACTTGCTGCTTGATAAAAAGGGAGTGATAAATGTTGTTATGCACAAAGATTCCACAGCAACGGATGTCCTGAAGGCGTTCATTCATGCACTTGTCATGGCAAAACTCAACAATCAAGGCAGATCTGTTCATTCGGAGAGTCAACTATGGATTGATAAACACTATGAAGTATTTGTTCTTAAG CTTCAGTCCTCGGGATGGAGAACAGAACGGCTTTTGTCCCCAACTGTCACCTGGAGGGCTAACTGGTTAATACCTTCTTcaaatggaaaatttgactaA
- the LOC113753998 gene encoding ureide permease 1-like isoform X1, which translates to MDSVNIPWLVTFPSERFLSSSLKMYVVESKGGAIACMLLALFFLGTWPAILTLLERRGRLPQHTYLDYTITNLLAAVIIAFTFGEIGKSTHEKPNFIEQLTQDNWPSVLFAMAGGIVLSLGNLATQYAWAFVGLSVTEVITSSMTVVIGTTLNYFLDDKINKAQILFPGVGCFLIAVCLGSAVHASNAADNRTKLSSYSHDYKNGEGTKSISTSNEASLEMVWKGDLENGVGTAEKAKFGTAHFLIELEKKRSIKVFGKSTVLGLGITFFAGVCFSLFSPAFNLATNDQWHKLKHGVPHLSVYTAFFYFSVSCFIVALILNITFLFHPVLNTPKSSIKAYLLDWNGRGWAFLAGFLCGFGNGLQFMGGQAAGYAAADAVQALPLVSTFWGIVIFGEYRRSSRRTYLCLGSMLFMFIVAVAVLMASSGHRK; encoded by the exons ATG GATTCTGTGAACATTCCTTGGTTGGTTACTTTTCCATCAGAAAGATTTCTATCAAGTAGTTTGAAGATGTATGTAGTGGAGAGCAAAGGAGGGGCTATAGCATGTATGCTGCTTGCTCTATTTTTCTTGGGCACATGGCCTGCCattttgactcttttggaaAGGCGTGGTCGTCTTCCTCAGCACACCTATCTTGACTACACAATCACCAATCTGTTGGCTGCTGTCATCATTGCTTTTACCTTTGGTGAAATTGGAAAAAGCACACATGAAAAGCCAAATTTCATTGAGCAACTAACTCAG GATAATTGGCCTAGTGTTCTGTTTGCAATGGCTGGTGGGATAGTTCTTAGTCTTGGGAACCTGGCAACGCAATATGCCTGGGCGTTTGTTGGTTTATCAGTGACAGAGGTGATCACTTCTAGCATGACTGTTGTTATAG GCACAACACTTAATTACTTTCTAGATGACAAAATTAACAAGGCACAAATTCTTTTCCCTGGTGTTGGATGCTTCTTGATTGCTGTTTGTTTGGGCTCCGCTGTGCATGCATCCAATGCTGCTGACAACAGAACAAAGCTAAGCAGTTATTCACATGATTACAAAAATGGGGAAGG GACCAAGAGTATATCCACGTCCAATGAGGCATCTTTGGAAATGG TTTGGAAAGGTGACTTGGAGAATGGAGTTGGTACTGCAGAAAAGGCAAAGTTTGGCACAGCACATTTTCTTATAgagcttgaaaaaaaaaggtccATTAAG GTGTTTGGAAAGAGCACTGTTCTTGGTTTGGGCATAACTTTCTTTGCTGGAGTTTGCTTCTCTCTTTTTTCACCAGCATTCAACCTGGCAACCAATGATCAGTGGCACAAATTAAAACATGGGGTTCCCCACTTGAGTGTCTATACTGCATTCTTTTACTTCTCAGTCTCTTGCTTTATCGTTGCGCTTATTCTAAACATCACCTTCCTGTTTCACCCTGTACTCAATACGCCAAAATCATCAATTAAAGCCTATCTATTGGATTGGAATGGTAGAGGGTGGGCCTTTTTGGCAGGATTTTTATGTGGCTTTGGAAATGGCCTCCAATTTATGGGAGGACAAGCAGCTGGATATGCTGCTGCAGACGCTGTTCAG GCACTTCCGCTTGTGAGTACCTTTTGGGGTATAGTTATATTTGGAGAATACAGAAGATCATCGAGAAGAACATACTTGTGTCTTGGCAGTATGTTGTTTATGTTCATTGTGGCTGTTGCTGTCCTCATGGCTTCTTCAGGGCATCGTAAATAG
- the LOC113751069 gene encoding pentatricopeptide repeat-containing protein At1g69290: MWRRAVCLIARRPFSSEPEIPTLYSFLQPSVFSLKRSNKEPLNPLPKPQESTSKGLSQDHITTLESTLQSSLISQNIDEAWKSFKTLTNSSSFPSKSLTNSLISHLSSLNDTHNLKRAFATVVYLIEKNPELLEYESVMTVLNSMKNGNTAAPVIALVKCMFKNRFFLPFKLWGGVLVHISRKSGSFVAYLSIFNETCRIAIDEKLDFLKPDLIACNAALEGCCCEIESVTEADRVVEMMSVLGIRPDEFSFSYLGYLYALKGLEGKISELEALIGKFGLSSKNVFLSKLVSGYLKSGNLDFVSATILRSVKEGNEQGACFTEETYGEVVKGYLEKGSTKVLANLIVEAQKLEPSSVIVERTIGFGIINACVSNGLLDKAHSIVDEMNAQGASVGLGVYASILKAYCREQRTAEAAQLVAEISNSGLQLDVDSYDALIEASMSCQDFQSAFSLFRDMREARIPDLKASYLTIMTGLTESHRPELMAAFLDEVVGDPRIEIGTHDWNSIIHAFCKAGRLEDARRTLRRMIFLQFEPNEQTYLSLINGYVAAEKYFSVLMLWNEVKRKVSIEGEKKIKLDNNLVDAFLYALVKGGFFDAVMQVVEKSQAMKIFVDKWRYKQAFMETHKKLRVSKLRRRNFRKMEALIAFKNWAGLNA, encoded by the coding sequence ATGTGGAGAAGGGCTGTGTGTTTGATTGCAAGAAGACCCTTTTCATCAGAACCAGAAATTCCAACCCTTTATTCGTTTCTGCAGCCTTCAGTTTTTTCACTAAAGAGATCAAACAAAGAACCCTTAAACCCCTTACCAAAACCTCAAGAGTCCACTTCAAAAGGGCTATCCCAAGATCACATTACCACTCTTGAGTCCACTCTTCAGTCCTCCCTCATCAGCCAAAACATAGATGAAGCATGGAAATCTTTCAAAACCCTCACCAATTCCTCTTCTTTTCCCAGTAAATCCCTTACGAATTCACTAATTAGCCACTTGTCTTCATTAAATGATACTCACAATCTTAAAAGAGCATTTGCAACAGTTGTCTATTTGATAGAAAAGAATCCAGAATTGTTAGAATATGAATCTGTAATGACCGTTTTGAATTCTATGAAGAATGGCAATACTGCTGCCCCTGTTATTGCATTGGTTAAGTGTATGTTCAAGAACAGATTTTTCCTGCCTTTTAAGTTGTGGGGTGGTGTTCTGGTCCATATTAGTAGGAAAAGCGGTAGCTTTGTCGCGTATTTGAGCATTTTTAACGAGACTTGTAGGATTGCTATTGATGAGAAGTTAGACTTCTTGAAGCCTGATTTGATAGCTTGTAATGCTGCATTGGAGGGGTGTTGCTGTGAGATTGAATCTGTTACTGAGGCTGATAGAGTTGTAGAGATGATGTCTGTATTGGGTATTAGGCCCGATGAGTTTAGCTTCAGTTACCTTGGGTATTTGTATGCCTTGAAGGGGCTTGAGGGCAAAATTTCTGAGTTAGAAGCTTTGATTGGAAAATTTGGCCTTTCTAGCAAAAATGTTTTTCTTAGTAAATTGGTTAGTGGATATTTGAAGTCAGGTAACTTGGATTTTGTTTCGGCAACTATTCTGCGTAGTGTCAAAGAAGGGAATGAACAAGGTGCATGCTTTACTGAAGAAACTTATGGTGAAGTTGTTAAAGGATATCTTGAAAAGGGGAGCACAAAAGTTTTGGCAAACCTGATTGTTGAAGCTCAGAAGTTGGAACCTTCATCTGTTATAGTTGAGAGAACTATTGGATTTGGTATTATCAATGCTTGCGTTAGCAATGGTTTGTTAGATAAGGCACATAGCATTGTTGATGAAATGAATGCACAAGGAGCTAGTGTTGGGTTGGGGGTTTATGCGTCAATCTTAAAAGCTTATTGCAGAGAGCAACGAACGGCTGAAGCTGCTCAATTGGTTGCAGAGATAAGTAATTCCGGACTCCAGTTGGATGTTGATAGTTATGATGCTCTAATAGAGGCATCCATGTCTTGTCAAGACTTTCAATCAGCTTTTTCTTTGTTTAGGGACATGAGAGAAGCAAGAATACCTGACCTGAAAGCGAGCTATCTGACTATAATGACAGGTTTAACTGAAAGCCATCGACCTGAACTGATGGCAGCATTCTTGGATGAGGTTGTCGGGGACCCTCGAATTGAAATTGGTACCCACGATTGGAATTCAATTATCCATGCTTTCTGTAAGGCTGGGAGACTGGAAGATGCCAGGAGGACTTTGAGGAGGATGATTTTCCTTCAATTCGAGCCAAATGAACAGACTTATCTTTCCCTAATTAATGGGTATGTGGCAGCAGAGAAGTATTTTAGCGTTTTGATGTTATGGAATGAGGTGAAGAGAAAGGTTTCGATTGAAGGGGAGAAGAAAATCAAGCTAGACAATAACTTGGTTGACGCTTTCCTATATGCTTTGGTTAAAGGGGGTTTCTTTGACGCTGTGATGCAAGTTGTGGAGAAATCTCAAGCAATGAAGATATTTGTTGATAAATGGAGGTACAAACAAGCATTCATGGAGACACACAAGAAGCTCAGAGTTTCAAAGTTGAGGAGGAGGAACTTCAGGAAAATGGAAGCACTGATCGCATTCAAGAACTGGGCTGGTCTAAATGCATGA
- the LOC113752634 gene encoding LEAF RUST 10 DISEASE-RESISTANCE LOCUS RECEPTOR-LIKE PROTEIN KINASE-like 2.7 — MNLFNYFLQKCPVLLLVGLLQQAGLDVSFSKAKLMLVLVTLEVKGYREHVTLGYTECKYKANHAIPSIIPINGTCHDTCGGVPIKFPFGSGFGCGHPHFARYIRCSSGVLQFTTGTGIYTVSSIDYSSNTILVTDPLMSTCSSMQNSGSFILDRESPFSITTDNVFVLLGCSTTSPVFDKRQDLCDTGSGSNICRGLYSCNAITGIGLVPSAPISTCCVYEPPIPLGSGYGLDLPKLQCSSYSSVIGFGGDEGNPMKWQYGIPLQFNGSYYTESCKNCEDSGGSCGFSGFNQSFACICKNGMNTTINCYGRGSCTCSTFLGFKFDA; from the exons ATGAatctttttaattattttctgcagaaATGCCCAGTGCTCCTGCTTGTAGGATTACTTCAACAAGCAGGTCTTGATGTTTCATTTAGCAAAGCTAAACTGATGCTGGTTCTTGTTACGCTTGAAGTTAAG GGATACAGAGAACATGTAACACTTGGATATACGGAATGCAAGTACAAG GCAAATCATGCCATTCCCAGCATCATTCCTATCAATGGCACATGTCATGATACTTGTGGTGGTGTTCCCATAAAGTTTCCCTTTGGTTCTGGATTTGGTTGTGGGCATCCTCACTTTGCTAGATACATCAGATGCAGTTCTGGGGTGCTCCAGTTCACCACTGGCACTGGCATATACACTGTATCCTCAATAGACTACTCAAGCAACACCATTCTTGTTACAGATCCTCTCATGTCAACCTGTTCTTCAATGCAGAACTCAGGAAGCTTTATATTGGATCGCGAGAGCCCATTCAGCATAACAACAGACAATGTATTTGTTCTGCTTGGATGCTCCACAACATCTCCAGTGTTTGATAAAAGACAAGATCTATGCGATACAGGTTCAGGCTCAAATATATGCAGAGGCTTGTATTCTTGCAATGCAATTACTGGGATTGGGTTGGTACCAAGTGCACCAATATCCACCTGTTGTGTTTATGAACCTCCAATTCCTCTCGGTTCAGGTTATGGTTTGGATCTTCCTAAGCTCCAATGCTCATCATATTCATCAGTTATTGGTTTTGGAGGGGACGAAGGAAATCCAATGAAATGGCAGTATGGGATTCCATTGCAATTCAATGGCTCATATTATACAGAATCGTGCAAAAACTGCGAGGATAGTGGAGGGTCCTGTGGTTTTTCTGGTTTCAACCAGTCATTTGCCTGTATTTGCAAGAATGGAATGAATACCACCATCAATTGCTACGGACGAGGTAGCTGCACCTGTAGTACTTTTCTTGGTTTCAAATTTGACGCCTAA
- the LOC113753998 gene encoding ureide permease 1-like isoform X2: MYVVESKGGAIACMLLALFFLGTWPAILTLLERRGRLPQHTYLDYTITNLLAAVIIAFTFGEIGKSTHEKPNFIEQLTQDNWPSVLFAMAGGIVLSLGNLATQYAWAFVGLSVTEVITSSMTVVIGTTLNYFLDDKINKAQILFPGVGCFLIAVCLGSAVHASNAADNRTKLSSYSHDYKNGEGTKSISTSNEASLEMVWKGDLENGVGTAEKAKFGTAHFLIELEKKRSIKVFGKSTVLGLGITFFAGVCFSLFSPAFNLATNDQWHKLKHGVPHLSVYTAFFYFSVSCFIVALILNITFLFHPVLNTPKSSIKAYLLDWNGRGWAFLAGFLCGFGNGLQFMGGQAAGYAAADAVQALPLVSTFWGIVIFGEYRRSSRRTYLCLGSMLFMFIVAVAVLMASSGHRK; this comes from the exons ATGTATGTAGTGGAGAGCAAAGGAGGGGCTATAGCATGTATGCTGCTTGCTCTATTTTTCTTGGGCACATGGCCTGCCattttgactcttttggaaAGGCGTGGTCGTCTTCCTCAGCACACCTATCTTGACTACACAATCACCAATCTGTTGGCTGCTGTCATCATTGCTTTTACCTTTGGTGAAATTGGAAAAAGCACACATGAAAAGCCAAATTTCATTGAGCAACTAACTCAG GATAATTGGCCTAGTGTTCTGTTTGCAATGGCTGGTGGGATAGTTCTTAGTCTTGGGAACCTGGCAACGCAATATGCCTGGGCGTTTGTTGGTTTATCAGTGACAGAGGTGATCACTTCTAGCATGACTGTTGTTATAG GCACAACACTTAATTACTTTCTAGATGACAAAATTAACAAGGCACAAATTCTTTTCCCTGGTGTTGGATGCTTCTTGATTGCTGTTTGTTTGGGCTCCGCTGTGCATGCATCCAATGCTGCTGACAACAGAACAAAGCTAAGCAGTTATTCACATGATTACAAAAATGGGGAAGG GACCAAGAGTATATCCACGTCCAATGAGGCATCTTTGGAAATGG TTTGGAAAGGTGACTTGGAGAATGGAGTTGGTACTGCAGAAAAGGCAAAGTTTGGCACAGCACATTTTCTTATAgagcttgaaaaaaaaaggtccATTAAG GTGTTTGGAAAGAGCACTGTTCTTGGTTTGGGCATAACTTTCTTTGCTGGAGTTTGCTTCTCTCTTTTTTCACCAGCATTCAACCTGGCAACCAATGATCAGTGGCACAAATTAAAACATGGGGTTCCCCACTTGAGTGTCTATACTGCATTCTTTTACTTCTCAGTCTCTTGCTTTATCGTTGCGCTTATTCTAAACATCACCTTCCTGTTTCACCCTGTACTCAATACGCCAAAATCATCAATTAAAGCCTATCTATTGGATTGGAATGGTAGAGGGTGGGCCTTTTTGGCAGGATTTTTATGTGGCTTTGGAAATGGCCTCCAATTTATGGGAGGACAAGCAGCTGGATATGCTGCTGCAGACGCTGTTCAG GCACTTCCGCTTGTGAGTACCTTTTGGGGTATAGTTATATTTGGAGAATACAGAAGATCATCGAGAAGAACATACTTGTGTCTTGGCAGTATGTTGTTTATGTTCATTGTGGCTGTTGCTGTCCTCATGGCTTCTTCAGGGCATCGTAAATAG